One window of Gloeothece citriformis PCC 7424 genomic DNA carries:
- a CDS encoding phosphate-starvation-inducible PsiE family protein: MKFLNQLVTEIVEAWKHDEKFMDYVHKVENIVSKILSIALIIVILVSLYDLVLVLSTDLFTTEPVGFFSKTIIEIFGLFLNILIALELLENITAYLRKHILQVELVVVTALIAIARKIIIFDPKEYEKNDLIALAVASLALSASYWLIRRINDKS, translated from the coding sequence ATGAAATTTTTAAATCAATTAGTAACTGAAATTGTTGAGGCTTGGAAACACGATGAAAAATTTATGGATTATGTTCATAAAGTTGAAAATATTGTTTCCAAAATTCTCTCGATCGCTTTAATTATTGTAATTTTAGTCTCTTTATATGATTTAGTTCTTGTCTTGTCAACCGATTTATTTACCACTGAACCGGTTGGATTTTTTAGTAAAACTATTATTGAAATTTTCGGATTATTTTTAAATATTTTAATTGCTCTGGAATTACTAGAAAATATTACCGCTTATTTAAGAAAACATATCCTTCAAGTTGAATTAGTCGTCGTAACTGCTTTAATTGCCATTGCCCGTAAAATTATAATTTTTGATCCAAAGGAATATGAAAAAAATGATTTAATTGCCTTAGCCGTTGCCAGTTTAGCACTTTCCGCCAGTTATTGGTTAATCCGACGAATTAACGACAAATCTTAA